Genomic segment of Coleofasciculus sp. FACHB-1120:
ATCAACCTTAACGGTGACAGGAGTACCTTCAACGGTTTTCACCTCTCCTGATTTCAGTTCGCTGGAAGAGATTTTCCCTGGCACCACATGGTAGCTCAGAAGCTTGACTAAGGTTTGTTTGTTTGCTGGTTGCAGTAGCTTGTCCACAGTACCGGCTGGTAAAGCGGCGAAAGCGGCATCAGTCGGTGCAAATACCGTGTATGGCTTGTCCCCAGTTAATTGGTCAGTCAAGCCTGCTGCTTGCACGGCTTTGGTGAGGGTGGTGAAGGAACCATTGCTAGCTGCGGTTTGTGCGAGTTCTCCCAGGTTTTTGTTTTCGGTTGCAGCACCGTTGGCTTCAGCCGCAGGTGATGTGGTAGGAGATGCTTCAACACTGGGTGAGGTGGTTGTAGTAGGAGCTTGAGCAACGGGTGATTCAGTCGTTGCGGTAGAGTCGCCCGCAGGAGCTTGGCTCGTCGTGTCTGCACCAGGCTGACCGCTGCAAGCAGAGAGAACAACTAAGCTACCAACACCGATGACGCTGAACAACAGTTTTCCTAAACTTTTCATGAATGGCCTTTTGGTAAAGATAAGTTACAGAGCTATTTACAAAAGTTAATAATAAATTGGTCAATAGCCTCTCAGCCTATGGAGGTATTTAGAGATGCGATCGCGTCTCTCTAAGGAAAGGTGTTACCAGGCTAATGCCAGCCCATCGGCGCGGGGTTCGGAGGCGGCAACCAGTACCCCGCCTTGTCGCAAGATGATCTGACCCTTGCCAAACATTCCCGGCTCTGCGCTGATTTGGATATCATGACCCCGTTCAGCCAGAGCTAAAGCGATATTTCGAGGCACCATCTGTTCTAAAAGCACTGTCTTACCAGCAACAAACCGCCACCTCGGTGCATCCAGCGCTGCTTGGGGATTCATCCCATAGTCTAGGAGGTTGACAACGACTTGCAGATGTCCCTGCGGTTGCATGGGTGCCCCCATGACACCAAATGGCCCCAAAGGTTGATTGTCTTGCGTCAGAAAGCCGGGAATAATCGTGTGAAAGGGGCGTTTAGCGGCTGCCACTTGATTCGGGTGTTCGGGAGTGAGCGTAAATCCCGATGCCCGGTTTTGCAGGGCGATGCCGGTATCGGGAACCAGAATGCCGCTGCCAAAGCCACTGTAGTTGGATTGGATAAAAGACACCATCAGTTCGCCGTCAGCCGCCGCGAGATAGACGGTGCCTCCCTTGGGTAAACCAGGCTGAGCGATCGCAGCTTCTTTTCCAATTAAACAGCGCCGTTCGTCTGCATAAGCTTTGTTTAGCAGGTGTTCTAGGGGCACCTCCATAAACTGAGGATCGCCAATATATTGATGTAAATCGGCAAAAGCTAGCTTCATCGCTTCAATTTGCAGATGGTAGCTAGAAACTGATTCGCGGGGGTAATCAGGTAGGGGATAACCTTCCAGAATATTCAAAGCCATCAGCGTCGCGATGCCTTGAGTATTGGGAGGAATTTCCCAGACGGTAATGCCTCGGTAATTTGTGAAAATCGGCTGCACCCAGTCACAGGAGTGGGTTGCTAAGTCCGATGCTGTTAGAATGCCGCCGGTGTTGGCGGCAAAGTTAGCGATTTTTTCGGCAATTTCTCCTCGATAAAAGCTTTCCCCTTCAGTTTGGGCGATCGCTCTTAGGGTTTTGGCATGAACCTGACTCCGCCAAATTTCCCCAGCGGCGGGTGCCCGATTTCCCGGAAAAAATACTTCTTTAAACGGCTGAAACTCCGGCGCAGTCAGCGGCAAATAGATTGCCTCGGCTCGCTTCCACGCCCGTGCCGTCTCTGGCGACACCGGGAAACCTTCTTCAGCGTATCGAATCGCTGGTAGAAATAGCTGCTCAAACGGTAGCTTTCCCCAACGCTTCCATAATTTTTGCCATCCCGACACAGCACCCGGTACAGTGACAGTCAGCCAACCCAGATCCGGGAATTGCTCCATTCCAACAAAAGCGTCTAGATTGAGCTGCTGGGGACTTTTCCCCGAAGCATTCAAGCCGTGTAATTGCCCATCCCAAACTAAAGCGAAAGCGTCTGAACCAATGCCGTTGGAGGTGGGTTCAACTACCGTCAGCGCGATCGCCATCGCGATCGCTGCATCCACCGCATTTCCCCCAGCCATCAGCATTTCCATCCCAGCCAAAGCCGCCAGAGGTTGGCTAGTTGCCACAGCACCTCGCTGCCCCATC
This window contains:
- a CDS encoding gamma-glutamyltransferase family protein is translated as MPPENLTDYPYFSGRRVVMGQRGAVATSQPLAALAGMEMLMAGGNAVDAAIAMAIALTVVEPTSNGIGSDAFALVWDGQLHGLNASGKSPQQLNLDAFVGMEQFPDLGWLTVTVPGAVSGWQKLWKRWGKLPFEQLFLPAIRYAEEGFPVSPETARAWKRAEAIYLPLTAPEFQPFKEVFFPGNRAPAAGEIWRSQVHAKTLRAIAQTEGESFYRGEIAEKIANFAANTGGILTASDLATHSCDWVQPIFTNYRGITVWEIPPNTQGIATLMALNILEGYPLPDYPRESVSSYHLQIEAMKLAFADLHQYIGDPQFMEVPLEHLLNKAYADERRCLIGKEAAIAQPGLPKGGTVYLAAADGELMVSFIQSNYSGFGSGILVPDTGIALQNRASGFTLTPEHPNQVAAAKRPFHTIIPGFLTQDNQPLGPFGVMGAPMQPQGHLQVVVNLLDYGMNPQAALDAPRWRFVAGKTVLLEQMVPRNIALALAERGHDIQISAEPGMFGKGQIILRQGGVLVAASEPRADGLALAW
- a CDS encoding fasciclin domain-containing protein, giving the protein MKSLGKLLFSVIGVGSLVVLSACSGQPGADTTSQAPAGDSTATTESPVAQAPTTTTSPSVEASPTTSPAAEANGAATENKNLGELAQTAASNGSFTTLTKAVQAAGLTDQLTGDKPYTVFAPTDAAFAALPAGTVDKLLQPANKQTLVKLLSYHVVPGKISSSELKSGEVKTVEGTPVTVKVDSASSEITVNNAKVIQPNIPASNGVIHVVDKVILPPDIQASLGSTQTAQ